Proteins found in one Microbacterium sp. SSM24 genomic segment:
- a CDS encoding CPBP family intramembrane glutamic endopeptidase — MRLRWEIALVLLLSVGRSAIYAVLGLIQALTREESLGDQQTSLNPSAGAEEFWDVLYQFLAQGFGLVPVALAIFLLWEPGKSAFQRIGLDFRRFGGDLGRGLALVAVIGIPGLALYALGRALGLSVLVQASPLDTSWWTIPLLLLAALRAGLTEEVIFIGYLFDRLRRLGWGSWSIILATAGLRAAYHAYQGFPAMVGNFAMGVVFGWCYRRWGRVMPLVIAHTLIDVVAFVGYPLAAALWPGIFAPPAPSPTPTPSPSA, encoded by the coding sequence GTGCGCCTCAGGTGGGAGATCGCCCTCGTCCTCCTGCTGTCCGTCGGACGCTCCGCGATCTACGCCGTCCTGGGGCTCATCCAGGCGCTCACGCGCGAGGAATCCCTCGGCGATCAGCAGACGTCGCTGAACCCGTCGGCCGGCGCCGAGGAGTTCTGGGATGTGCTCTACCAGTTCCTCGCGCAGGGGTTCGGGCTCGTTCCCGTGGCGCTCGCGATCTTCCTGCTGTGGGAGCCCGGAAAGTCCGCGTTCCAGCGCATCGGCCTGGACTTCCGCCGGTTCGGCGGCGACCTCGGCCGCGGCCTCGCGCTGGTGGCCGTGATCGGCATCCCCGGACTCGCCCTCTACGCGCTCGGGCGGGCGCTCGGGCTGTCGGTGCTGGTCCAGGCGTCTCCCCTCGACACGTCGTGGTGGACGATCCCCCTCCTCCTGCTCGCCGCGCTGCGCGCCGGGCTCACCGAGGAGGTCATCTTCATCGGGTACCTGTTCGACCGCCTGCGCCGACTCGGCTGGGGCAGCTGGTCGATCATCCTCGCGACGGCCGGGCTGCGCGCGGCCTACCACGCGTATCAGGGGTTCCCGGCGATGGTGGGCAACTTCGCGATGGGCGTGGTCTTCGGATGGTGCTATCGCCGCTGGGGCCGCGTCATGCCGCTCGTCATCGCGCACACGCTGATCGATGTCGTCGCGTTCGTCGGCTATCCGCTGGCCGCTGCGCTCTGGCCGGGGATCTTCGCACCGCCCGCGCCTTCGCCGACCCCGACACCCTCGCCGAGCGCGTAA
- a CDS encoding ABC transporter permease — MTTTTPIDAPQDRGSEQSIEQKAVAGLSQGALVRRRFFRHAGAMAALVVLILVIILAFTSVGTVIGGTGKLQASGDGTLDINGFRIPGWWPLDWWTSYPIVNGGQPTLTFFPFAMGEHPFGQDTLGKDVFAQVMRGTQQSITVMFLVGIVSLVLGVLFGALSGFFRGWVDSLIMRFTDVIIIIPIIVIGSIIGKLLGTSSAIVFGLFLGILSWTGLARLVRGDFLSLREREFVDAARVAGASNGRIIFRHILPNAVGVIIVNTTLLMSAAVLIEAALSFIGFGIKPPDVSLGQIISEYREAFRTRPWLFWWPGLFIVILALCINFIGDGLRDAFDPRQQGKVSRRKSNRAVAAIPSAQAVMIVEGPTSGDDEPYMDSFSGGALPEPPAVDERRKDDQS, encoded by the coding sequence ATGACGACCACGACTCCCATCGACGCGCCGCAGGATCGCGGCAGCGAGCAGTCCATCGAGCAGAAGGCCGTCGCGGGCCTCAGCCAGGGCGCACTGGTCCGCCGGCGGTTCTTCCGCCACGCGGGCGCCATGGCTGCCCTCGTCGTGCTGATCCTCGTGATCATCCTGGCGTTCACCTCGGTCGGCACCGTCATCGGCGGAACCGGCAAGCTCCAGGCTTCCGGCGACGGAACGCTCGACATCAACGGCTTCCGCATCCCCGGATGGTGGCCGCTGGACTGGTGGACGAGCTATCCGATCGTCAACGGCGGCCAGCCGACGCTGACGTTCTTCCCGTTCGCAATGGGCGAGCATCCGTTCGGCCAGGACACCCTGGGCAAGGACGTCTTCGCCCAGGTCATGCGGGGCACGCAGCAGTCGATCACCGTCATGTTCCTCGTCGGCATCGTGTCGCTGGTCCTCGGCGTGCTCTTCGGCGCACTGTCCGGCTTCTTCCGCGGCTGGGTCGACTCGCTGATCATGCGCTTCACCGACGTGATCATCATCATCCCGATCATCGTGATCGGCTCGATCATCGGAAAGCTGCTCGGCACGAGCAGCGCCATCGTCTTCGGACTCTTCCTCGGCATCCTGAGCTGGACGGGCCTGGCGCGACTCGTGCGCGGCGACTTCCTGTCGCTGCGAGAACGCGAGTTCGTGGATGCCGCGCGGGTCGCGGGTGCGAGCAACGGCCGGATCATCTTCCGCCACATCCTGCCCAACGCGGTCGGCGTCATCATCGTCAACACGACGCTGCTGATGAGCGCGGCCGTGCTGATCGAGGCGGCGCTGAGCTTCATCGGCTTCGGCATCAAGCCGCCGGACGTGTCGCTCGGCCAGATCATCAGCGAGTACCGCGAGGCCTTCCGCACGCGGCCGTGGCTGTTCTGGTGGCCGGGTCTGTTCATCGTCATCCTGGCGCTGTGCATCAACTTCATCGGCGACGGCCTGCGCGACGCCTTCGACCCGCGTCAGCAGGGCAAGGTCAGCCGCCGCAAGTCGAACCGGGCCGTCGCGGCGATCCCCTCGGCGCAGGCCGTGATGATCGTCGAGGGCCCGACGTCGGGAGACGACGAGCCGTACATGGACTCGTTCAGCGGCGGAGCGCTCCCGGAGCCGCCAGCGGTCGACGAGCGCCGGAAGGACGATCAGTCGTGA
- a CDS encoding PH domain-containing protein, with amino-acid sequence MPEPVTFRPRGGQIVAWAAIALCALGLVFVALTDGVPSLIVWAWPIVLVAWLAWAVYIHPHVLVNEGFVEIVNVFRTHRVPWGDVVDVDSRYALTVHTAGGRSIRAWAAPAPGIRQAMATRREEVAGTPGEGDYRRPGDAEGTPSGDAAALVRRGLDQYRRAGGDTTPGGTASTLNVVVIGVTAVLIAAAVLALAAPHD; translated from the coding sequence ATGCCCGAACCGGTCACTTTCCGTCCGCGCGGCGGCCAGATCGTCGCCTGGGCGGCGATCGCTCTCTGCGCCCTCGGCCTGGTCTTCGTCGCCCTCACGGACGGTGTGCCCAGCCTCATCGTCTGGGCCTGGCCGATCGTCCTCGTCGCGTGGCTCGCCTGGGCGGTCTACATCCATCCGCACGTGCTCGTCAACGAAGGCTTCGTCGAGATCGTGAACGTCTTCCGCACCCATCGCGTGCCGTGGGGCGACGTCGTCGACGTCGACTCGCGCTACGCCCTCACGGTCCACACGGCCGGGGGCCGCAGCATCCGCGCATGGGCCGCGCCCGCGCCCGGCATCCGCCAGGCGATGGCGACGCGCCGCGAAGAGGTGGCCGGCACGCCCGGTGAGGGCGACTACCGCCGTCCGGGAGACGCCGAGGGCACTCCCAGCGGCGACGCGGCCGCGCTCGTCCGTCGGGGACTCGATCAGTACCGCCGCGCCGGCGGCGACACGACGCCGGGCGGCACCGCGTCGACGCTCAACGTCGTGGTGATCGGCGTGACGGCCGTGCTCATCGCGGCCGCCGTGCTGGCTCTCGCGGCGCCTCACGACTGA
- a CDS encoding ABC transporter family substrate-binding protein: MKIARLLAGVGVVAAGAIVLSGCGNPYQSEVVEGTEITTAYNSGFFHFNDDSSAGNNTANGNVKYMTDTSFSYYNNTPELVRNTDFGSYEKTSDDPLTVKYTITADAVWSDGVPIDEADMLLQWAAMSGNVNEAFSPAASTGYSLVTETPETGDKEITFVYDEPYVDWELVGPLGVSAHGTYALAFPDEYSDVQAAYDTWKDSDDEADFTKYTDAAKKFAETAKEKVVDAITSGDEEVLAALGDAWSNAYGYTTLPDSPAAALTSGPYIVDDIVEDQYISIAANPLFTWGPSPKFEKITVRTIADSTTALQALESGELDIWSGQPTADILQLANEIDTATVQTGVQASHEHVDLTVNNGGPFDPATYGGDEEKALKVRQAFLKTVPRQEIVDKIIKPLNPEAEVRNTNLVSQADVERYPILTETNGSADYAEVDIDGAKALLAEAGVTGPVEVGFWYPEGNVRRGQEYELISASAALAGFQLVDESEPDWVFTDPSVEPINPHDATLFAWSQTSLAVGGSDQIYACYDDPMAKGGNYNAFCSEEVTEALHTLNVTSDYDAQTDLLEQAEAGIWADAVTLPIFQFPGLLVNSDKVTEVKEMPLSPDYFWNFWEWTPVGAGAE, translated from the coding sequence GTGAAGATCGCGCGTCTTTTGGCGGGCGTGGGTGTCGTCGCGGCGGGAGCTATCGTGCTCTCCGGTTGTGGCAACCCATACCAGTCTGAGGTCGTGGAGGGCACCGAGATCACCACCGCGTACAACTCGGGCTTTTTCCACTTCAACGACGACAGCTCGGCCGGCAACAACACGGCCAACGGCAATGTCAAGTACATGACCGACACGAGCTTCTCGTACTACAACAACACGCCTGAGCTGGTGCGCAACACCGACTTCGGCTCGTACGAGAAGACCAGCGACGACCCGCTGACCGTGAAGTACACCATCACCGCTGACGCGGTGTGGTCCGATGGCGTGCCGATCGACGAGGCCGACATGCTCCTCCAGTGGGCTGCGATGTCGGGCAACGTCAACGAGGCGTTCTCGCCCGCTGCCAGCACCGGCTACAGCCTGGTCACCGAGACGCCGGAGACCGGCGACAAGGAGATCACGTTCGTCTACGACGAGCCGTACGTGGACTGGGAGCTCGTCGGACCGCTGGGCGTTTCGGCCCACGGAACCTACGCGCTCGCCTTCCCGGACGAGTACTCCGACGTCCAGGCCGCGTACGACACGTGGAAGGACTCGGACGACGAGGCCGACTTCACCAAGTACACGGACGCCGCGAAGAAGTTCGCGGAGACCGCCAAGGAGAAGGTCGTCGACGCGATCACCTCGGGCGACGAAGAGGTTCTCGCGGCGCTCGGCGACGCGTGGAGCAACGCCTACGGCTACACGACGCTTCCCGACAGCCCCGCAGCGGCGCTGACGAGCGGCCCGTACATCGTCGACGACATCGTCGAGGACCAGTACATCTCGATCGCCGCGAACCCGCTGTTCACGTGGGGTCCCTCGCCGAAGTTCGAGAAGATCACGGTCCGCACGATCGCCGACTCGACCACCGCGCTCCAGGCTCTGGAGTCCGGCGAGCTCGACATCTGGTCGGGTCAGCCCACGGCTGACATCCTCCAGCTGGCCAACGAGATCGACACCGCCACGGTGCAGACCGGTGTGCAGGCTTCGCACGAGCACGTCGACCTCACGGTCAACAACGGCGGCCCGTTCGACCCGGCCACCTACGGTGGGGACGAGGAGAAGGCTCTTAAGGTTCGCCAGGCGTTCCTGAAGACCGTCCCCCGTCAGGAGATCGTCGACAAGATCATCAAGCCGCTGAACCCCGAGGCCGAGGTCCGCAACACGAACCTCGTGTCGCAGGCTGACGTCGAGCGCTACCCGATCCTGACCGAGACCAACGGTTCGGCCGACTACGCAGAGGTCGACATCGACGGCGCCAAGGCGCTGCTCGCCGAGGCCGGCGTGACCGGTCCGGTCGAGGTGGGCTTCTGGTACCCCGAGGGCAACGTCCGTCGTGGCCAGGAGTACGAGCTGATCTCGGCTTCGGCCGCTCTGGCCGGCTTCCAGCTGGTCGACGAGAGCGAGCCCGACTGGGTCTTCACCGACCCGTCCGTCGAGCCGATCAACCCGCACGACGCCACGCTGTTCGCCTGGTCGCAGACCAGCCTGGCCGTGGGTGGATCCGACCAGATCTACGCCTGCTACGACGACCCGATGGCCAAGGGCGGCAACTACAACGCGTTCTGCTCCGAAGAGGTCACCGAGGCCCTTCACACGCTGAACGTCACGTCGGACTACGACGCTCAGACCGACCTGCTCGAGCAGGCCGAGGCGGGCATCTGGGCTGACGCCGTCACTCTGCCGATCTTCCAGTTCCCGGGTCTGCTGGTCAACAGCGACAAGGTGACCGAGGTCAAGGAGATGCCCCTGAGCCCGGACTACTTCTGGAACTTCTGGGAGTGGACCCCGGTGGGCGCCGGCGCGGAGTAA
- a CDS encoding ABC transporter permease, with protein sequence MLTFILRRLGAILLVLLVASFIVYTLTAITADPLRDLKGSNAPNRQEMIDNRIELLQLNVPIVARYFIWLAGAAKCFIGQCDLGVAYSRSNQPVVEALSAAAASTIQLVTAATIVAIIFGLTIGILTALRQYSGFDYSVTFLTFIVYSLPIFWVAVLLKEYGAIRFNEFLSDPVVSIQAILITGLIWGVILMAIIGGSWKKRLITFASAFVATGGLLALLGATGWFTTPTIGIVGVIITGIGAAVGVTALSTGLANRRTLYSSLIVVGVWAALYFPIQYLFFYVPTGWMLFLVGLVAIGIGVGVGLLVGGDGKKEAARTAAIVSFITYFVIVVDRVMLVYPAYVDRIPQSGVIATIGSKTPGLQGDMWFQILDGFAHLVLPTIALALVSIAAYTRYSRASLLEVMNQDYVRTARAKGLTERTVVMRHAMRNALIPIATIIAFDIGALIGGAVITETIFAWKGMGALFVDGLDHGDVNLVMGFFVVTGVLAVTFNLIADLLYSALDPRIRVS encoded by the coding sequence GTGCTGACCTTCATCCTTCGACGACTCGGCGCCATTCTGCTGGTGCTCCTCGTCGCCTCGTTCATCGTCTACACCCTGACGGCGATCACGGCAGATCCGCTGCGCGACCTCAAGGGCAGCAACGCCCCGAACCGCCAGGAGATGATCGACAACCGCATCGAGCTGCTGCAGCTCAACGTGCCGATCGTGGCCCGCTACTTCATCTGGCTCGCAGGTGCGGCGAAGTGCTTCATCGGCCAGTGCGACCTCGGCGTCGCGTACAGCCGCAGTAACCAGCCGGTGGTAGAGGCGCTGTCGGCGGCCGCGGCATCCACCATTCAGCTGGTCACCGCGGCGACCATCGTGGCCATCATCTTCGGCCTCACGATCGGCATCCTGACGGCTCTGCGCCAGTACAGCGGCTTCGACTACTCGGTGACGTTCCTGACGTTCATCGTCTACTCGCTCCCCATCTTCTGGGTCGCGGTCCTCCTCAAGGAGTACGGCGCGATCCGCTTCAACGAGTTCCTGTCGGATCCGGTCGTGTCGATCCAAGCGATCCTCATCACAGGGCTCATCTGGGGTGTGATCCTGATGGCCATCATCGGCGGGTCTTGGAAGAAGCGCCTCATCACGTTCGCCTCCGCCTTCGTTGCCACCGGCGGCCTGCTCGCGCTGCTCGGCGCCACCGGCTGGTTCACCACTCCCACGATCGGCATCGTCGGCGTCATCATCACCGGCATCGGTGCCGCCGTGGGCGTGACGGCCCTGTCGACGGGTCTCGCGAACCGCCGCACCCTGTACTCGTCGCTCATCGTCGTGGGTGTGTGGGCCGCGCTGTACTTCCCGATCCAGTACCTGTTCTTCTACGTCCCGACGGGCTGGATGCTGTTCCTCGTGGGGCTGGTCGCCATCGGCATCGGCGTCGGCGTCGGCTTGCTCGTGGGTGGGGACGGCAAGAAGGAAGCCGCCCGCACGGCGGCGATCGTGAGCTTCATCACGTACTTCGTGATCGTCGTGGACCGCGTGATGCTCGTCTACCCGGCCTACGTCGACCGCATCCCGCAGAGCGGCGTCATCGCGACGATCGGATCCAAGACCCCCGGCCTGCAGGGCGACATGTGGTTCCAGATCCTCGACGGCTTCGCGCACCTCGTGCTGCCCACCATCGCGCTGGCGCTCGTCTCGATCGCGGCCTACACGCGGTACTCCCGCGCGAGCCTCCTCGAGGTCATGAACCAGGACTACGTCCGCACCGCGCGGGCGAAGGGTCTCACCGAGCGCACGGTGGTCATGCGCCACGCGATGCGCAACGCGCTCATCCCGATCGCGACGATCATCGCGTTCGACATCGGCGCGCTGATCGGCGGCGCGGTCATCACCGAGACGATCTTCGCGTGGAAGGGCATGGGCGCACTGTTCGTCGATGGCCTTGACCACGGTGACGTCAACCTCGTCATGGGCTTCTTCGTCGTGACCGGTGTTCTCGCAGTGACCTTCAACCTGATCGCCGATCTTCTGTACTCCGCCCTCGACCCCCGAATCCGGGTGAGCTGA
- the gcvT gene encoding glycine cleavage system aminomethyltransferase GcvT, with protein sequence MTDPRTTPLHERHTALGASFTDFGGWSMPVRYSSDLAEHHAVRTAAGIFDISHMAEFFVDGPDAGAFLDYALAGRLSTLVDDQAKYSLVLDADGGIVDDVIVYRYREDRLMVVANAGNREAVAEALAERALSFDVEVDDATERIALIAVQGPVSQAILEATPEIGDLAAPLDALRYYRMTHARFTAPGEDPVAIDIGRTGYTGEDGFELYVPAASAAAVWDALLRAGEPLGLVPAGLASRDTLRLEAGMPLYGHELSRDIVPAQAGLGRVVAVDKEDFIGRAGLSAVVAADAPVLVGLVSDGKRAGRAGYAVLHGDDVVGEVTSGALSPTLGHPIAMAFVSPSAAEPGAVLHLDVRGTRIPATVTALPFYRRAK encoded by the coding sequence ATGACAGACCCCCGCACGACTCCGCTGCACGAGCGCCACACCGCACTCGGCGCCTCCTTCACCGATTTCGGCGGCTGGTCCATGCCGGTGCGGTACAGCTCCGACCTCGCCGAGCATCACGCCGTGCGCACCGCGGCCGGCATCTTCGACATCTCCCACATGGCGGAGTTCTTCGTCGACGGTCCCGACGCCGGCGCGTTCCTCGACTACGCGCTGGCCGGGCGCCTGTCGACGCTCGTCGACGACCAGGCGAAGTACAGCCTGGTGCTGGATGCCGACGGCGGCATCGTCGACGATGTCATCGTGTACCGCTACCGCGAGGATCGATTGATGGTGGTGGCCAACGCCGGCAACCGTGAGGCCGTCGCCGAGGCGCTCGCCGAGCGTGCACTCTCGTTCGACGTCGAGGTGGACGACGCGACCGAGCGCATCGCGCTGATCGCCGTGCAGGGACCCGTGTCGCAGGCGATCCTCGAGGCGACACCCGAGATCGGCGATCTCGCGGCTCCGCTCGACGCGCTCCGCTACTACCGCATGACCCACGCGCGGTTCACCGCTCCGGGAGAGGACCCGGTCGCGATCGACATCGGACGCACCGGGTACACCGGCGAAGACGGCTTCGAGCTCTACGTCCCGGCCGCGTCGGCCGCTGCCGTGTGGGACGCGCTGCTGCGCGCGGGCGAGCCGCTCGGACTCGTGCCCGCGGGCCTCGCCTCGCGCGACACGCTGCGCTTGGAGGCGGGGATGCCGCTCTACGGCCACGAGCTCTCGCGCGACATCGTTCCCGCCCAGGCGGGCCTCGGACGAGTCGTCGCCGTCGACAAGGAGGACTTCATCGGTCGCGCCGGGCTCTCGGCCGTCGTCGCGGCCGACGCTCCCGTCCTCGTCGGCCTCGTGTCCGACGGCAAGCGCGCCGGACGCGCCGGATACGCCGTGCTCCACGGTGACGACGTCGTGGGCGAGGTCACCAGCGGTGCGCTGAGCCCCACGCTCGGGCATCCGATCGCGATGGCCTTCGTGTCGCCGTCCGCTGCCGAGCCCGGCGCCGTGCTCCACCTCGATGTGCGGGGGACCAGGATCCCCGCCACCGTGACCGCCCTTCCCTTCTACCGTCGCGCCAAGTGA
- the gcvP gene encoding aminomethyl-transferring glycine dehydrogenase produces MTGAFAARHIGTDASAQRIMLDALGYDSVDALVRRAVPASIHVAARETSDIPPAATEAEALAELRLLASQNRVARPMIGLGYYDTFTPSVIARNVLENPSWYTAYTPYQPEISQGRLEALINFQTMVTDLTGLETANASMLDESTAVVEGMLVARRASKSASNVFLVDADALPQTKALLEHRAAAVGIELHYTPYDQSPPPADIDVFGAFVQYPGATGRVWDPSEVVSAVHAQGGLVVVAADLLALTLLRSPGSFGADVAVGTTQRFGVPLGFGGPHAGYMAVRAGLERQLPGRLVGVSQDAVGHPAYRLALQTREQHIRREKATSNICTSQVLLAVMASMYAVYHGPDGLRAIATDVAKKAEALAGVLRSYGLTLASDSFFDTLRVRVPGSARRVVERARERGFQLFWADDASVGVSVDETTTADDLAAVAWAFGLPEGEFLGAGEQGERTVPFGDAQPLAGVPASLSRVEEFLTHPVFNSHRSETAMMRYLKQLSDRDYALDRGMIPLGSCTMKLNAATEMAAVSWPEFSRVHPFAPEADVHGYLALIEQLEVWLAEVTGYDAVSLQPNAGSQGELAGLMAIRGYHRANGDLERTVCLIPSSAHGTNAASAVLAGMKVVVVACDDQGNVDLGDLRAKIAAHAAELAALMITYPSTHGVYEHDVLEITQSVHDAGGQVYVDGANLNALLGYARFGDLGGDVSHLNLHKTFAIPHGGGGPGVGPVAAKAHLAPYLPSHPLSQRKDHPGGVFDGGPISAAPNGSAGILPISWAYVRMMGAEGLRDATAAAVLSANYIAFRLRDHYPVLYTGDGGLVAHECILDLRPLREATGVTVDDVAKRLIDYGFHAPTMSFPVAGTLMVEPTESEDLGEIERFIEAMIAIKAEADAVAAGEWSADDNPLVNAPHTAESVVAGEWAHPYSRERAVYPVHALVRTKYWPPVRRIDQAYGDRNLVCACPPIEAFA; encoded by the coding sequence ATGACGGGCGCGTTCGCCGCGCGACACATCGGGACGGATGCCTCGGCTCAGCGCATCATGCTCGACGCCCTGGGCTACGACTCGGTCGATGCCCTCGTCCGTCGGGCGGTGCCGGCATCCATCCACGTCGCCGCCCGTGAGACGAGCGACATCCCGCCCGCCGCCACCGAGGCGGAGGCGCTCGCCGAGCTGCGGCTCCTCGCGTCGCAGAACCGGGTCGCGCGCCCCATGATCGGGCTCGGGTACTACGACACCTTCACGCCGTCGGTGATCGCGCGCAATGTGCTCGAGAACCCGTCGTGGTACACGGCCTACACGCCGTACCAGCCCGAGATCTCGCAGGGGCGGCTCGAGGCGCTCATCAACTTCCAGACGATGGTGACCGACCTCACCGGGCTCGAGACGGCCAACGCCTCGATGCTCGACGAGTCGACCGCCGTCGTGGAGGGCATGCTCGTCGCCCGACGCGCCTCGAAGTCCGCGTCGAACGTTTTCCTCGTCGACGCCGACGCGCTGCCGCAGACGAAGGCGCTCCTGGAGCACCGTGCCGCGGCCGTGGGCATCGAGCTGCACTACACCCCCTACGATCAGTCACCCCCGCCGGCTGACATCGACGTGTTCGGGGCGTTCGTGCAGTACCCGGGTGCGACCGGGCGCGTGTGGGATCCGTCCGAGGTCGTCTCCGCGGTGCACGCCCAGGGCGGGCTCGTCGTCGTGGCCGCCGATCTCCTCGCCCTCACGCTCCTGCGCTCGCCCGGTTCGTTCGGCGCCGATGTCGCCGTCGGCACCACGCAGCGCTTCGGCGTGCCGCTCGGCTTCGGCGGTCCGCACGCCGGCTACATGGCCGTGCGCGCAGGCCTCGAGCGCCAGCTCCCCGGCCGCCTCGTGGGTGTGTCGCAGGATGCCGTCGGGCACCCCGCGTACCGTCTCGCGCTGCAGACCCGCGAGCAGCACATCCGTCGCGAGAAGGCGACCTCGAACATCTGCACGTCGCAGGTGCTGCTGGCCGTCATGGCCTCGATGTACGCGGTCTACCACGGACCCGACGGGCTGAGGGCGATCGCCACCGACGTCGCGAAGAAGGCCGAGGCGCTCGCCGGGGTGCTGCGGTCCTACGGACTCACCCTCGCCTCCGACTCGTTCTTCGACACGCTGCGGGTGCGCGTGCCGGGATCCGCGCGGCGCGTGGTCGAGCGAGCCCGGGAGCGGGGCTTCCAGCTGTTCTGGGCCGACGACGCATCGGTCGGGGTCTCGGTCGACGAGACCACGACGGCCGACGACCTCGCTGCGGTCGCATGGGCCTTCGGACTGCCCGAGGGCGAGTTCCTCGGTGCGGGCGAGCAGGGGGAGCGCACGGTGCCCTTCGGCGATGCTCAGCCTCTCGCCGGCGTGCCCGCCTCGCTGTCGAGGGTCGAGGAGTTCCTCACCCACCCGGTGTTCAACTCCCATCGCTCCGAGACGGCGATGATGCGCTACCTGAAGCAGCTGTCGGACCGTGACTACGCGCTCGATCGCGGCATGATCCCGCTGGGATCGTGCACGATGAAGCTCAACGCGGCGACCGAGATGGCGGCGGTGTCGTGGCCGGAGTTCTCGCGCGTGCATCCGTTCGCCCCCGAGGCCGACGTGCACGGCTACCTCGCCCTCATCGAGCAGCTCGAAGTGTGGCTTGCGGAGGTCACCGGCTACGACGCGGTGTCGCTCCAGCCCAACGCGGGATCGCAGGGCGAGCTCGCCGGGCTCATGGCCATCCGCGGCTACCACCGTGCCAACGGCGACCTCGAGCGCACCGTCTGCCTCATCCCGTCCTCGGCGCACGGGACGAACGCGGCCTCGGCGGTGCTGGCGGGCATGAAGGTGGTCGTCGTCGCGTGCGACGACCAGGGCAATGTCGACCTCGGGGATCTGCGGGCGAAGATCGCCGCACACGCCGCCGAGCTCGCCGCGCTCATGATCACCTACCCGTCGACGCACGGCGTGTACGAGCACGACGTGCTCGAGATCACGCAGTCCGTCCACGACGCGGGCGGTCAGGTGTACGTCGACGGCGCGAACCTCAACGCCCTCCTCGGCTACGCGCGTTTCGGCGACCTGGGCGGCGATGTCTCGCACCTCAACCTGCACAAGACGTTCGCGATCCCGCACGGCGGCGGCGGACCGGGCGTCGGCCCGGTCGCGGCGAAGGCGCACCTCGCGCCGTACCTGCCGTCGCACCCGCTCTCGCAGCGCAAGGACCACCCGGGCGGCGTCTTCGACGGGGGACCGATCTCTGCGGCGCCGAACGGCTCCGCCGGCATCCTCCCCATCTCGTGGGCGTATGTGCGCATGATGGGGGCGGAGGGGCTGCGGGATGCCACGGCCGCCGCCGTCCTCTCGGCGAACTACATCGCGTTCCGTCTGCGTGACCACTATCCGGTGCTGTACACGGGCGACGGCGGGCTCGTCGCGCACGAGTGCATCCTCGATCTGCGGCCCCTGCGCGAGGCGACGGGCGTGACGGTCGACGACGTGGCCAAGCGCCTCATCGACTACGGATTCCACGCGCCGACGATGTCGTTCCCCGTCGCGGGCACCCTCATGGTCGAACCCACCGAGTCCGAGGATCTCGGCGAGATCGAGCGCTTCATCGAGGCGATGATCGCGATCAAGGCCGAAGCGGACGCGGTGGCGGCGGGCGAATGGTCCGCGGACGACAACCCCCTCGTGAACGCGCCGCACACGGCGGAGTCCGTGGTGGCGGGGGAGTGGGCCCACCCGTACTCGCGAGAGCGGGCGGTGTATCCCGTCCATGCCCTGGTGCGCACGAAGTACTGGCCGCCGGTGCGCCGGATCGACCAGGCGTACGGCGACCGCAACCTGGTGTGCGCGTGCCCGCCGATCGAGGCCTTCGCGTAG
- the gcvH gene encoding glycine cleavage system protein GcvH — translation MIDLNSLKYTAEHEWIALDGDVATVGITDYAADKLGDVVFVELPAVDSGVSAGQVCGEIESTKSVGELYAPLTGDVVGANEAVVDDPSLVNSDPFGDGWLIKLKVDPAAVADLLDRDAYVALTGGDA, via the coding sequence ATGATCGATCTCAACAGCCTCAAGTACACCGCCGAGCACGAGTGGATCGCCCTCGACGGCGACGTCGCCACCGTCGGCATCACCGACTACGCCGCCGACAAGCTGGGCGACGTGGTGTTCGTCGAGCTCCCCGCCGTGGACTCCGGCGTGTCGGCCGGCCAGGTCTGCGGTGAGATCGAGTCGACGAAGTCGGTCGGTGAGCTCTACGCCCCGCTGACGGGCGACGTCGTCGGCGCCAACGAGGCGGTCGTCGACGACCCGTCGCTGGTCAACTCCGACCCGTTCGGCGACGGCTGGCTCATCAAGCTCAAGGTCGACCCGGCCGCGGTCGCCGACCTCCTCGATCGCGACGCGTACGTCGCGCTCACCGGCGGCGACGCATGA